A region of Pyxidicoccus parkwaysis DNA encodes the following proteins:
- a CDS encoding crotonase/enoyl-CoA hydratase family protein, producing MSVRVEKNGPITTVVLQRPEVRNAVDGPTAQELAAAFRAFDADPDSHVGVLHGDGGTFCSGADLKAISEGRPNRLAPDGDGPMGPSRLLLSKPVIAAISGHAVAGGLELALWCDLRVAEEDAVLGVFCRRWGVPLIDGGTVRLPRLIGLSRALDLILTGRPVSAQEALAMGLVNRVVPKGQAREAAEALAREVAAFPQACMNADRASAYEQAGLGLEEALRQEFERGVKVLESESIAGATRFARGAGRHGKFE from the coding sequence ATGAGCGTCCGCGTCGAGAAGAACGGCCCCATCACCACCGTCGTCCTCCAACGTCCCGAGGTGCGCAACGCGGTGGACGGTCCCACCGCGCAGGAGCTCGCGGCCGCCTTCCGTGCCTTCGACGCGGACCCCGACTCGCACGTGGGCGTCCTCCACGGCGACGGCGGCACCTTCTGCTCGGGCGCGGACCTCAAGGCCATCTCCGAGGGACGGCCGAACCGGCTCGCTCCGGATGGCGACGGCCCCATGGGTCCCTCGCGCTTGTTGCTCAGCAAGCCCGTCATCGCAGCCATCTCCGGCCATGCGGTGGCGGGCGGGCTGGAACTGGCGCTGTGGTGCGACTTGCGCGTGGCCGAGGAGGACGCAGTGCTCGGCGTCTTCTGCCGGCGCTGGGGTGTACCGCTCATCGATGGCGGAACTGTACGGCTCCCCCGGCTCATCGGCCTGTCGCGAGCCCTGGACCTCATCCTCACCGGACGTCCGGTGTCGGCCCAGGAGGCGTTGGCCATGGGACTGGTCAACCGCGTGGTGCCGAAGGGCCAGGCCCGGGAGGCCGCTGAGGCGCTGGCCCGCGAGGTCGCCGCCTTCCCCCAGGCCTGTATGAATGCCGACCGGGCCTCCGCCTACGAGCAGGCGGGCCTGGGCCTGGAGGAAGCACTGCGTCAGGAGTTCGAGCGCGGCGTCAAGGTGCTGGAGTCCGAGTCCATCGCCGGAGCCACCCGCTTCGCCCGGGGAGCGGGCCGGCACGGGAAGTTCGAGTAG
- a CDS encoding FecR domain-containing protein encodes MAGHEVPALWALAAGELDADERARVEAHVAGCAECARELERMKQTRAVMHEAREVTPEVRWEEVDAKVVAAARGALRRQPSSWLSRAQVATMASALRLPGARTPAMASATPRSRLPWALMFAGACAVVLGFWLLRTPEVTPGPEVAVVREGDGVPGTAVRDDGAGAEHADGARGSASSGNPSDVPSDNERLDMAQAEHTAGAMVREAGGAERALQTGTKLRSGVAVRTPSRSTALLRLPDASRVHLSSGSEVELSRAEARDVHLRVKQGRLSVQASHAQREKFLVEAAGLRVSVVGTVFTVERTEHGAAVAVAEGRVRVEAEGQPARFVSAGERVELDDAQKTLKHAPVSEHDRRAFAELSAPVQGNTVATEAVAQKTQAPAPEKPAVATKEPRQQVAPATPRAGGKAAAQKEHPALPEETPVRPQAVAEAAPTAVPLTPPGAEPDQEFAPYPAKSVTEQLPPKTATEPPPAVAEAPTRNDKNKKEPPVPLALLSNDADERFLGYARMQLSPRTCESFLIGLEEIAQRSPRQAHREQARYLRARCFEEKLQPKAAKSEYRQYLNEFPRGRYVREAKTALLP; translated from the coding sequence ATGGCAGGCCATGAGGTCCCGGCACTGTGGGCACTGGCGGCGGGGGAGCTGGACGCGGACGAGCGGGCCCGCGTGGAAGCGCACGTGGCTGGGTGCGCGGAGTGCGCGCGAGAGCTGGAGCGGATGAAGCAGACGCGCGCGGTGATGCATGAGGCGCGCGAGGTGACGCCGGAGGTGCGCTGGGAGGAAGTGGACGCCAAGGTTGTCGCGGCGGCGAGAGGCGCGTTGCGGAGGCAGCCGAGCTCGTGGCTGTCACGGGCGCAGGTAGCGACCATGGCATCCGCGCTGCGGCTCCCGGGGGCGAGGACTCCTGCCATGGCGTCCGCCACGCCCCGGTCCCGGCTCCCATGGGCTCTCATGTTCGCGGGGGCCTGCGCGGTGGTGTTGGGCTTCTGGTTGTTGCGGACGCCCGAGGTGACACCGGGGCCCGAGGTCGCGGTGGTACGCGAGGGCGACGGTGTTCCTGGCACTGCGGTGCGCGATGACGGTGCAGGAGCGGAGCATGCCGACGGTGCTCGGGGCTCGGCGTCATCAGGGAATCCGTCCGACGTGCCGTCGGACAATGAGCGTCTCGATATGGCGCAGGCGGAGCACACCGCGGGCGCAATGGTGCGCGAGGCAGGTGGCGCGGAGCGAGCGCTCCAGACGGGCACGAAGCTGCGCTCGGGCGTGGCGGTGCGGACGCCCTCTCGGTCCACGGCGTTGCTGCGGCTCCCGGATGCGAGCCGGGTTCATCTGTCATCGGGCTCGGAGGTGGAGCTGTCCCGGGCGGAGGCGCGCGACGTCCACCTCAGGGTGAAGCAGGGCCGGCTGTCGGTGCAGGCATCGCATGCGCAGCGAGAGAAGTTCCTGGTGGAGGCCGCGGGCCTGCGCGTGTCCGTGGTGGGGACCGTCTTCACGGTGGAGCGCACGGAGCACGGCGCGGCGGTGGCCGTGGCGGAAGGCCGCGTGCGCGTGGAGGCGGAGGGACAGCCCGCGCGATTCGTGAGCGCGGGCGAGCGTGTGGAGCTGGATGACGCGCAGAAGACGCTGAAGCACGCGCCTGTGTCGGAGCACGACCGGCGCGCCTTCGCGGAGCTGAGCGCTCCGGTACAGGGCAATACCGTTGCAACCGAGGCAGTGGCGCAGAAGACGCAGGCTCCGGCTCCGGAGAAGCCAGCGGTCGCCACAAAGGAGCCGCGGCAACAGGTGGCCCCTGCAACGCCTCGTGCGGGAGGCAAGGCCGCTGCACAGAAGGAGCACCCCGCGTTGCCGGAAGAGACTCCCGTGCGCCCGCAGGCTGTCGCTGAAGCTGCACCAACCGCCGTACCCCTGACGCCTCCGGGAGCAGAGCCGGACCAGGAGTTCGCGCCCTACCCCGCGAAGTCCGTGACGGAGCAACTCCCGCCGAAGACGGCCACCGAGCCTCCCCCGGCCGTGGCGGAGGCGCCCACGCGTAACGACAAGAACAAGAAGGAGCCGCCGGTTCCGTTGGCGCTCCTGTCGAACGACGCGGACGAGCGGTTCCTCGGCTACGCGCGCATGCAGTTGAGCCCGCGCACCTGCGAGAGCTTCCTCATCGGGCTGGAAGAGATTGCGCAGCGCAGCCCACGACAGGCGCACCGCGAGCAGGCGCGCTACCTGCGTGCCCGGTGCTTCGAGGAGAAGCTCCAGCCGAAGGCCGCCAAGAGCGAGTACCGCCAGTACCTCAACGAGTTCCCGCGCGGTCGCTATGTCCGCGAGGCGAAGACAGCGCTGCTGCCCTGA
- a CDS encoding RNA polymerase sigma factor translates to MFFRGTRSLAEVPAPAERLGSDVSAPVSADETRLQFLVRRVQDGDLSAFEQLYQLTRMDAARTLQHLVGNRVEVEDLLQETYLRLLTAVKGYRGESRFRTFFYRVCSNVALSHLRWKRRRPEDSFAEPPELVAQGEDPEHEAQRRQAARLVELALERLKPKKRIVFVYYELCGMSPDEIAEAVGSSANTVRSRLHHARLEFNEAMQRLLVARRPGGPHGRP, encoded by the coding sequence GTGTTCTTCAGAGGAACTCGTTCACTGGCGGAAGTCCCCGCGCCGGCGGAGCGCCTCGGGAGCGACGTGTCCGCGCCGGTGAGCGCGGACGAGACGCGGCTCCAGTTCCTCGTGCGGCGTGTCCAGGACGGTGACCTCTCCGCTTTCGAGCAGCTCTATCAGCTCACGAGAATGGACGCGGCGCGGACGCTGCAACACCTGGTGGGCAACCGCGTGGAGGTGGAGGATCTGCTGCAGGAGACGTACCTGCGGCTGCTCACGGCGGTGAAGGGCTACCGGGGCGAGTCGCGCTTCCGGACCTTCTTCTATCGGGTGTGCTCCAACGTGGCGCTGTCGCACCTGCGCTGGAAGCGAAGGCGGCCGGAGGACTCGTTCGCGGAGCCACCGGAGCTGGTGGCGCAGGGAGAGGACCCGGAGCACGAGGCGCAGCGGCGTCAGGCGGCGCGACTGGTGGAGCTGGCGCTGGAGCGGCTGAAGCCGAAGAAGCGCATCGTCTTCGTCTACTACGAGCTGTGCGGGATGAGCCCGGACGAGATTGCAGAGGCGGTGGGAAGCTCGGCCAACACCGTCCGCAGCCGGTTGCACCACGCGAGATTGGAGTTCAACGAGGCCATGCAACGACTGCTCGTCGCTCGTCGACCCGGAGGTCCCCATGGCAGGCCATGA
- a CDS encoding UdgX family uracil-DNA binding protein (This protein belongs to the uracil DNA glycosylase superfamily, members of which act in excision repair of DNA. However, it belongs more specifically to UdgX branch, whose founding member was found to bind uracil in DNA (where it does not belong), without cleaving it, appears to promote DNA repair by a pathway involving RecA, rather than base excision.): MPKRPPVQTAAPLIPESPTYDKLRKAASHCQACPLWKTGTQTVFGEPAGRPHRGPRVMLVGEQPGDQEDRAGKPFVGPSGRLLDEALEAAGIDRSQVYVTNTVKHFKWTGQGKRRIHAKPNTSEVRACLPWLEAEIRVFRPDVIVCLGATAAQALLGKDFRVTQSRGQPMSSDWARVVVATVHPSSILRAPDPEAREAQLDAFIDDLRTVARLIHGGAEAGEGAHAP; encoded by the coding sequence ATGCCCAAGCGTCCTCCCGTCCAGACCGCGGCCCCTCTCATCCCCGAGTCCCCGACGTACGACAAGCTCCGAAAGGCGGCCTCGCACTGCCAGGCGTGCCCGCTGTGGAAGACGGGCACCCAGACCGTCTTCGGTGAGCCCGCCGGAAGGCCCCATCGCGGCCCCCGAGTCATGCTGGTGGGGGAGCAGCCGGGAGACCAGGAGGACCGCGCCGGTAAGCCCTTCGTGGGGCCGTCCGGCCGGCTGCTGGACGAGGCGCTGGAGGCGGCCGGCATCGACCGCTCGCAGGTGTACGTCACCAACACGGTGAAGCACTTCAAGTGGACCGGCCAGGGGAAGCGGCGCATCCACGCGAAGCCGAACACGTCAGAGGTCCGCGCCTGTCTGCCGTGGCTGGAGGCGGAGATTCGCGTGTTCCGCCCGGACGTCATCGTCTGCCTCGGCGCCACGGCCGCGCAGGCGCTCCTGGGAAAGGACTTCCGCGTCACGCAGTCGCGCGGGCAGCCCATGTCGTCGGATTGGGCGCGCGTGGTGGTGGCCACGGTGCACCCGTCGTCCATTCTTCGGGCCCCGGACCCGGAGGCTCGCGAGGCGCAGCTCGACGCGTTCATCGACGACCTGCGCACGGTGGCGCGGCTCATCCACGGCGGCGCGGAGGCGGGGGAGGGCGCGCACGCGCCGTGA
- a CDS encoding tRNA-uridine aminocarboxypropyltransferase, with protein MPVRNLCLRCRRPESACYCAQLPPPLETRTRVVFLQHPRERRVAIGTARMARLALNNAELHEGVDFTGHARIEQLAAKPESVAVLFPGENAITVEEARENPPETIIVVDGTWPQAKKVVSRNPLLASLPRISFVPRRPSNYRIRSEPADHCVSTIEAVVEMLGILEGDPARFDTMLKAFEYMVDTQLERQSQRTTPNRRRIYFGPWRPPLELRALADSFEKLVVFYGEANAHPSGTDIPSELVHAVACRPATGERFEAVIAPELPLARSTPLHVELSEEVLLAGEPRAQALARFEAFLRPDDELAVWTTFALDLLWAGGVTRRPARNVRLATARALKGKAGGVEQAMELLRGPDVPQWAPGRAGRRIRALESVVRELVARGNATEPPQKLLRTGTDG; from the coding sequence CTGCCTGTGCGTAACCTGTGCCTTCGCTGCCGCCGTCCCGAGAGTGCGTGCTACTGCGCGCAACTGCCGCCCCCGCTGGAGACGCGCACGCGCGTCGTCTTCCTCCAGCATCCGCGTGAGCGGCGAGTGGCCATCGGCACGGCGCGCATGGCGCGGCTGGCGCTGAACAACGCCGAGCTGCACGAGGGCGTGGACTTCACCGGCCACGCGCGAATCGAGCAGCTCGCGGCGAAGCCGGAGTCGGTGGCCGTGCTCTTCCCCGGGGAGAACGCCATCACCGTCGAGGAGGCGCGGGAGAATCCGCCGGAGACCATCATCGTCGTGGACGGCACGTGGCCCCAGGCGAAGAAGGTCGTCTCGCGCAACCCGCTGCTCGCCAGCCTGCCGCGCATCAGCTTCGTGCCCCGCCGGCCGAGCAACTACCGCATCCGCTCCGAGCCCGCGGACCACTGCGTGTCCACCATCGAGGCCGTGGTGGAGATGCTGGGCATCCTGGAGGGCGACCCGGCGCGCTTCGACACCATGCTCAAGGCGTTCGAGTACATGGTGGACACGCAGTTGGAGCGGCAGTCGCAGCGGACGACGCCGAACCGGCGCCGCATCTACTTCGGCCCGTGGCGTCCGCCGCTGGAGCTGCGCGCGCTGGCCGACAGCTTCGAGAAGCTCGTCGTCTTCTACGGCGAGGCCAACGCGCACCCTTCTGGAACGGACATTCCTTCCGAGCTGGTGCATGCGGTGGCCTGCCGTCCCGCCACCGGTGAGCGATTCGAGGCTGTCATCGCCCCCGAGCTCCCGCTGGCGCGCAGCACGCCGCTGCACGTGGAGCTATCCGAGGAAGTGCTGCTCGCGGGTGAGCCTCGCGCGCAGGCGCTGGCGCGGTTCGAGGCGTTCCTCCGTCCGGATGACGAGCTGGCAGTGTGGACGACGTTTGCCCTGGATTTGCTGTGGGCGGGAGGCGTTACCCGGCGACCGGCGCGCAATGTGCGGCTGGCCACGGCGCGTGCGCTGAAGGGCAAGGCGGGGGGGGTGGAGCAGGCCATGGAATTGCTGCGCGGGCCGGATGTGCCCCAGTGGGCCCCGGGACGAGCGGGCCGCCGCATCCGTGCGCTGGAGTCCGTGGTGCGCGAATTGGTGGCGCGTGGCAATGCGACAGAGCCGCCGCAGAAGCTGCTGCGCACGGGCACGGACGGCTGA
- a CDS encoding cystathionine gamma-synthase has product MRFDTLAIHAGQEPDPTTGAIMTPVYLTSTYVQDGPGEHKGYEYSRTQNPTRKALQDCLAALEGAKYGAAFASGLAGTDMLMHMLDAGDHVVVSDDVYGGTFRIFDKVFKRSGLNFSFVDLSKPGSFEAAITPKTKMVWVESPTNPMLKLIDLARIAEVAKKHNILSVADNTFMTPYFQRPLDLGFDVVAHSTTKYLNGHSDVVGGFVCTSRDDVAERMYFLQNAVGGVSGAFDSFLVLRGVKTLHVRMDRHAHNAMKVSQFLATHPKVKKVTYPGLETHPQHQLARQQMKGFGGMLTFDIHGGLEAARTFLKTVKVFACAESLGGVESLIEHPAIMTHASIPKETREKLGIADGFIRLSVGIEDAQDLCDDLAQALETVK; this is encoded by the coding sequence ATGCGCTTCGACACGCTTGCCATTCATGCCGGCCAGGAGCCGGACCCCACGACGGGCGCCATCATGACGCCCGTGTACCTGACCTCCACCTACGTCCAGGACGGGCCCGGAGAGCACAAGGGCTACGAGTACAGCCGGACGCAGAACCCCACGCGCAAGGCGCTGCAGGACTGCCTCGCCGCGCTCGAGGGCGCGAAGTACGGCGCCGCCTTCGCCTCCGGCCTCGCGGGCACGGACATGCTGATGCACATGCTCGACGCGGGCGACCACGTCGTCGTGTCCGATGACGTGTACGGCGGCACCTTCCGCATCTTCGACAAGGTCTTCAAGCGCTCGGGCCTCAACTTCTCCTTCGTGGACCTGTCCAAGCCGGGCAGCTTCGAGGCGGCGATTACGCCGAAGACGAAGATGGTGTGGGTGGAGTCCCCCACCAACCCGATGCTCAAGCTCATCGACCTGGCGCGCATCGCCGAGGTGGCGAAGAAGCACAACATCCTGTCCGTCGCGGACAACACCTTCATGACGCCGTACTTCCAGCGGCCGCTGGACCTCGGCTTCGACGTGGTGGCGCACTCCACCACCAAGTACCTCAACGGCCACAGCGACGTGGTGGGCGGCTTCGTCTGCACCAGCCGCGATGACGTCGCCGAGCGGATGTACTTCCTCCAGAACGCGGTGGGCGGCGTGTCCGGCGCCTTCGACAGCTTCCTCGTGCTGCGCGGCGTGAAGACGCTGCACGTGCGCATGGACCGCCACGCGCACAACGCGATGAAGGTGTCCCAGTTCCTGGCCACGCACCCGAAGGTGAAGAAGGTCACGTACCCGGGCCTGGAGACGCACCCGCAGCACCAGCTCGCGCGTCAGCAGATGAAGGGCTTCGGCGGCATGCTGACCTTCGACATCCACGGCGGCCTGGAGGCCGCGCGCACCTTCCTCAAGACGGTGAAGGTGTTCGCGTGCGCCGAGTCGCTCGGTGGCGTGGAGTCGCTCATCGAGCACCCTGCCATCATGACCCACGCCTCCATCCCGAAGGAGACGCGCGAGAAGCTCGGCATCGCCGACGGCTTCATCCGCCTGTCCGTGGGCATCGAGGACGCGCAGGACCTCTGCGATGACCTCGCGCAGGCGCTCGAGACGGTGAAGTAG
- a CDS encoding 16S rRNA (uracil(1498)-N(3))-methyltransferase: protein MNLLLLFDEDFLPDGTARLTGRRAQHAREVLRAEPGESLRVGRLGGLTGAGEVLENSTGVLHLRVSLTEPPPPRAGVDLLLAIPRPKALKKVLPAVASLGVDRVVLVNAARVEKSYFDSKVLDAAFVRELLLQGLEQARDTHLPEVLIRERFRPFVEDELDALFGPSAVRLLPHPPAKQPLRAAGADTAERVVLAIGPDGGWVPFEADLLEAHGFRPFSLGPRILRVETAVPVLLGQVALLREDIVPRAEPTRT from the coding sequence GTGAATCTGCTCCTGCTCTTCGACGAGGACTTCCTCCCGGACGGCACCGCCCGCCTCACGGGCCGCCGCGCGCAGCACGCCCGCGAGGTGCTGCGCGCCGAACCCGGCGAGTCCCTGCGCGTGGGCCGCCTCGGAGGCCTCACCGGCGCGGGCGAGGTGCTGGAGAACAGCACCGGCGTCCTCCACCTGCGCGTCTCCCTCACCGAGCCCCCGCCACCGCGCGCGGGCGTGGACCTGCTCCTCGCCATTCCCCGCCCCAAGGCCCTCAAGAAGGTACTCCCCGCGGTGGCCTCGCTCGGCGTGGACCGCGTGGTGCTCGTCAACGCGGCCCGCGTGGAGAAGAGCTACTTCGACTCCAAGGTCCTCGACGCCGCCTTCGTGCGCGAATTGCTCCTCCAGGGACTGGAGCAGGCCCGGGACACACACCTGCCCGAGGTCCTCATCCGCGAGCGCTTCCGCCCCTTCGTCGAGGACGAGCTCGACGCCCTCTTCGGCCCGAGCGCCGTCCGGCTGCTCCCCCACCCGCCCGCGAAGCAGCCCCTGCGCGCGGCGGGCGCGGACACCGCCGAGCGCGTGGTCCTGGCCATCGGCCCCGACGGCGGCTGGGTCCCCTTCGAGGCCGACCTCCTCGAAGCGCACGGCTTTCGCCCCTTCTCCCTGGGCCCGCGAATCCTCCGGGTGGAGACGGCCGTGCCCGTCCTCCTGGGACAGGTGGCCCTTCTGCGAGAGGACATTGTCCCCAGGGCCGAGCCAACTCGGACTTGA
- a CDS encoding DUF2147 domain-containing protein, with amino-acid sequence MIASRWLGLAALTVLFASSSFAEDAKADTATPVGRWTTIDDETKKPKSVIAIYEENGKLFGKIEKLFREPNEEQNPVCDKCEGALKDKPILGMVILQNLKKDDDEWTGGTIMDPANGKTYKCKIAVEDGGKKLKVRGFIGISAFGRTQRWVRAE; translated from the coding sequence ATGATTGCAAGCCGTTGGTTGGGACTGGCCGCGTTGACCGTGCTGTTCGCCTCGAGCTCCTTCGCGGAGGACGCGAAGGCGGACACGGCGACGCCGGTGGGCCGGTGGACGACCATCGATGACGAGACGAAGAAGCCCAAGTCCGTCATCGCCATCTACGAGGAGAACGGGAAGCTCTTCGGCAAGATTGAAAAGCTGTTCCGCGAGCCCAACGAGGAGCAGAACCCGGTCTGCGACAAGTGCGAGGGCGCGCTGAAGGACAAGCCCATCCTCGGCATGGTCATCCTCCAGAACCTCAAGAAGGACGATGACGAGTGGACGGGTGGCACCATCATGGACCCGGCCAATGGCAAGACGTACAAGTGCAAGATTGCCGTCGAGGACGGGGGCAAGAAGCTGAAGGTCCGCGGCTTCATCGGCATCTCCGCCTTCGGCCGCACGCAGCGCTGGGTCCGCGCGGAGTAG
- a CDS encoding class I SAM-dependent methyltransferase has product MADSEGNHGAQGAADPVGMFANRLRKDAKHFRKWARAEGLTAFRVYDRDIPEYPYAVDLYGDCAHVVEYPRRRAIKSGAAEAQREEVLAAVTEVLGIPPERIFVKTHTPQPWGRSQYGRVGQDSGRIVVEEQGLKFWVNLGDYLDTGLFMDHRNTRARVRTEAKGKHFLNLFAYTGAFTVYAAAGGAASTTTVDLSNTYLDWAEDNLDLNGLADARHTLIRADAKAWVEAQVDGPERYDLVVCDPPSFSTSKKMSGSFNVQRDHSRLLSAIRALLAPGGILYFSTNFLGFELNDSAVRGMGVEEITPGSIPEDFQRKEIHRCWRMVAP; this is encoded by the coding sequence ATGGCTGATTCAGAAGGTAACCACGGCGCGCAAGGGGCAGCCGACCCGGTGGGTATGTTCGCCAACCGGCTGCGCAAGGACGCGAAGCACTTCCGCAAGTGGGCCAGGGCCGAGGGGCTGACGGCCTTCCGCGTCTACGACAGGGACATTCCCGAGTACCCCTACGCGGTGGACCTCTACGGCGACTGCGCGCACGTGGTGGAATACCCGCGCCGCCGCGCCATCAAGTCCGGAGCCGCCGAGGCCCAGCGCGAGGAGGTCCTCGCCGCGGTGACGGAGGTGCTGGGCATTCCGCCCGAGCGCATCTTCGTGAAGACGCACACGCCCCAGCCGTGGGGCCGCTCGCAGTACGGCCGGGTGGGCCAGGACAGCGGTCGAATCGTGGTGGAGGAGCAGGGCCTGAAGTTCTGGGTGAACCTCGGCGACTACCTCGACACCGGCCTCTTCATGGACCACCGCAACACCCGCGCGCGCGTGCGCACGGAGGCGAAGGGCAAGCACTTCCTCAACCTCTTCGCGTACACCGGCGCCTTCACCGTGTACGCCGCCGCCGGAGGCGCCGCGAGCACCACCACGGTGGACCTGTCCAACACGTACCTCGACTGGGCCGAGGACAACCTGGACCTGAACGGGCTCGCGGATGCGCGGCACACGCTCATCCGCGCGGATGCGAAGGCGTGGGTGGAGGCGCAGGTAGACGGGCCGGAGCGCTATGACCTCGTGGTGTGTGACCCGCCGTCCTTCTCCACGTCGAAGAAGATGTCCGGCAGCTTCAACGTGCAGCGCGACCACTCGCGCCTGCTGTCCGCCATCCGGGCGCTGCTCGCACCCGGCGGCATCCTCTACTTCTCCACCAACTTCCTCGGCTTCGAGTTGAACGACTCGGCCGTGCGCGGAATGGGCGTGGAGGAAATCACTCCCGGCTCCATTCCGGAGGACTTCCAGCGGAAGGAAATCCACCGGTGCTGGCGGATGGTGGCCCCCTGA
- a CDS encoding aminopeptidase P family protein has translation MATSTPSATSSATDGNAQPAVGEQQPLVTSEPQAPQAPPAKPATHDTVPPPALLDFMMKRWKPGAKKLPPKLKNADAFHARRRALSKLFPGETLIVPTGHEKVRANDTYYRFRPGSDFYYLTGNTEPDCVLVLQPKEGGGHTDLLFVEPNPGRSDATFFTDRNKGELWVGPRLGVKESQARFGVDEARGLDGLKDYLAGLSGAATKPTRVLRGFSPKVDTQVAEGGDRDKQLAQALSEMRLLKDAQELRELQASIDSTQRGFEDVIRGLKTAKTERYVEGIFNLRARVEGNDVGYGTIAASGSHACVLHWTRNDGPLVPGDLLLLDAGVEGHTLYTADITRTLPLSGKFSKEQREIYELVLEAQEQAIAAVKPGNDFMEPNRVAMRVLAKGLEKLGILEDAEVALKDEHQFYKRYSLHNVSHMLGLDVHDCAQARQEAYKYGKLQAGMVLTVEPGLYFQTDDLTVPRRYRGIGVRIEDDVVVTARGCKVLSGKIPRTVKDVEAWMKNVWKTARK, from the coding sequence ATGGCCACGTCCACCCCCTCCGCAACGTCCTCCGCCACCGACGGCAATGCGCAGCCCGCCGTGGGTGAGCAGCAGCCCCTCGTCACCTCGGAGCCGCAGGCCCCCCAGGCCCCGCCCGCGAAGCCCGCCACCCACGACACGGTGCCGCCCCCGGCCCTGCTCGACTTCATGATGAAGCGCTGGAAGCCGGGCGCGAAGAAGCTGCCGCCGAAGCTGAAGAACGCCGACGCCTTCCACGCCCGCCGCCGCGCCCTCTCGAAGCTGTTCCCCGGTGAGACGCTCATCGTCCCCACCGGCCACGAGAAGGTGCGCGCCAACGACACGTACTACCGCTTCCGGCCGGGCAGCGACTTCTACTACCTCACCGGCAACACCGAGCCGGACTGCGTCCTCGTCCTCCAGCCGAAGGAAGGCGGTGGCCACACCGACCTCCTCTTCGTGGAGCCCAACCCGGGCCGCAGTGACGCCACGTTCTTCACGGACCGCAACAAGGGCGAGCTGTGGGTGGGCCCGCGCCTGGGCGTGAAGGAGAGCCAGGCCCGCTTCGGCGTGGACGAGGCGCGCGGGCTCGACGGGCTGAAGGACTACCTCGCCGGCCTGAGCGGCGCCGCCACGAAGCCCACGCGCGTGCTGCGTGGCTTCTCGCCCAAGGTGGACACGCAGGTGGCCGAGGGCGGAGACCGCGACAAGCAGCTCGCCCAGGCGCTGTCCGAGATGCGGCTCCTCAAGGACGCACAGGAACTGCGCGAGCTCCAGGCCTCCATCGACTCCACCCAGCGTGGCTTCGAGGACGTCATCCGAGGCCTCAAGACGGCGAAGACGGAGCGCTACGTGGAGGGCATCTTCAACCTCCGCGCCCGAGTGGAGGGCAACGACGTGGGCTACGGCACCATCGCCGCCAGCGGCTCGCATGCGTGCGTGCTGCACTGGACGCGCAATGACGGCCCGCTCGTGCCCGGAGATTTGCTCCTCCTCGATGCGGGCGTGGAGGGCCACACGCTCTACACCGCCGACATCACCCGCACCCTGCCGCTGTCCGGGAAGTTCTCCAAGGAGCAGCGCGAAATCTACGAGCTGGTGCTGGAGGCGCAGGAGCAGGCCATTGCGGCGGTGAAGCCGGGCAACGACTTCATGGAGCCCAACCGCGTGGCCATGCGCGTACTGGCCAAGGGCCTGGAGAAGCTCGGCATCCTCGAGGACGCCGAGGTGGCGCTGAAGGACGAGCACCAGTTCTACAAGCGCTACTCACTGCACAACGTCAGCCACATGCTGGGCCTGGACGTGCACGACTGCGCGCAGGCGCGGCAGGAGGCATACAAGTACGGCAAGCTCCAGGCGGGCATGGTGCTGACGGTGGAGCCCGGCCTGTACTTCCAGACGGACGACCTCACCGTGCCACGGCGCTACCGCGGCATCGGCGTGCGAATCGAGGATGACGTCGTCGTCACCGCGCGCGGCTGCAAGGTGCTGTCCGGGAAGATTCCCCGCACCGTGAAGGACGTGGAGGCGTGGATGAAGAACGTGTGGAAGACCGCCAGGAAGTAG